In a single window of the Drosophila miranda strain MSH22 chromosome XL, D.miranda_PacBio2.1, whole genome shotgun sequence genome:
- the LOC108157368 gene encoding probable tubulin polyglutamylase TTLL1 gives MKRHGSPLKNLRSKCDDQIGEPHLVRPSPRVSRRLAEPQPKKCVLYSTDGEKSAVICNFEKRGWHQVPSVNGEWNFYWACTQTCRYIFGIDQPYRMRSDQIINHFPNSMELSRKDLLIKNIKRYRKDLERKGDPLAQTFAHTMKLGIGGTRYMHLDIVPMTFILPTDYNLFVEEFHKNPASTWIVKPCSKSQGNGIFLINKLSKLKKYAYEARTFYPLLSRNTSVISKYIDNPLLIGGKKFDLRLFVLVTTFNPLKAYLYNEGFCRFCTEKYDHTDINNVFMHLTNVSIQKTNQEYNSIHGGKWPVQNLWLYLDSLRGGGVSQILWRRISETIRHSLDAVAPVMSNDRHCFEVYGYDIIIDKNLKPWLIEINTSPSMHATTPNDRMLKSRLIDNVLDVIVPPGGLPDDHWDKSPDPSLLTNFTVLKPVVRKKDAPAPLPAVAPHGHSLKKRRINSPKKKRTPVAPPVAEAAAEQTDDEEEEGPIKSSKLQRATAQAPPIVKTRIIHR, from the exons ATGAAGAGGCATGGCAGCCCGCTGAAGAACCTCAGGAGCAAGTGCGATGATCAGATCGGGGAGCCCCACTTGGTTAGGCCTTCGCCACGTGTCAGCAGGCGATTGGCGGAACCGCAGCCGAAGAAATGTGTGCTCTATAGCACGGACGGTGAGAAGTCGGCTGTGATCTGCAACTTTGAGAAACGTGGCTGGCACCAGGTGCCGTCGGTCAACGGGGAATGGAACTTCTACTGGGCCTGCACCCAAACCTGTCGCTACATCTTTGGCATCGATCAGCCCTATCGCATGCGATCAGATCA AATCATTAACCACTTCCCCAACTCGATGGAGCTGTCGCGAAAGGATCTGCTGATCAAGAACATCAAGCGCTATCGCAAGGATCTGGAGCGCAAGGGCGATCCCTTGGCCCAGACCTTCGCGCACACCATGAAGCTGGGCATAGGGGGCACGCGCTACATGCACCTGGATATCGTACCGATGACCTTTATCCTGCCCACCGACTACAACCTGTTCGTGGAAGAATTCCACAAGAATCCGGCCAGCACGTGGATCGTCAAGCCCTGCAGCAAGTCGCAGGGCAACGGAATTTTTCTGATCAACAAGCTCTCCAAGCTGAAGAAGTACGCCTACGAGGCGCGCACCTTCTACCCATTGCTGAGCCGCAACACCAGTGTCATCTCCAAGTACATAGACAATCCCCTGCTCATCGGCGGCAAGAAGTTCGATCTGCGCCTGTTCGTGCTGGTGACCACGTTTAATCCCCTAAAAGCCTACCTCTACAACGAGGGGTTCTGTCGCTTTTGTACGGAAAAGTATGACCACACGGACATCAACAACGTTTTCATGCATCTGACCAATGTTAGCATTCAGAAGACGAAC CAAGAGTACAATTCGATTCATGGCGGCAAGTGGCCTGTCCAGAATCTTTGGCTCTACCTGGATAGCCTGCGAGGCGGAGGCGTCTCACAAATTCTCTGGCGTCGCATCTCCGAGACGATACGCCATTCCCTGGACGCAGTGGCCCCAGTGATGTCCAACGATCGGCACTGCTTCGAGGTCTATGGGTATGACATCATCATCGACAAAAACCTGAAGCCCTGGCTGATCGAGATCAACACCTCGCCATCGATGCACGCGACCACTCCAAACGATCGCATGCTCAAGTCTCGCCTAATAGACAATGTCCTGGACGTGATTGTGCCACCCGGTGGCCTTCCCGA CGATCACTGGGACAAGTCGCCCGATCCCAGTCTACTCACCAATTTCACTGTGCTGAAGCCCGTCGTAAGGAAGAAGGATGCGCCAGCACCCCTGCCAGCGGTAGCCCCTCATGGGCATTCCCTAAAGAAGCGCAGAATCAATTCGCCCAAGAAGAAGCGCACCCCAGTAGCCCCTCCGGTGGCCGAAGCTGCTGCAGAGCAGACcgacgatgaggaggaggagggacCCATAAAAAGCAGCAAGCTGCAACGGGCTACGGCACAGGCGCCACCCATCGTCAAGACTAGGATCATCCACCGGTGA
- the LOC108151839 gene encoding glycine-rich cell wall structural protein: MPTAGHQSSTVSELEASWSKQFVDSRSEIRDRISIVSMKFYGSSSSSLVLIWALMGTLLAPGEATFGKLNLLLGGANAGVGSGYGSGYGYGSGYGSGYGSGYGYGSGAGYGSGYGSGYGYGGENVVKVIKVSVVPGGGYSGGYGSGYGGGYGSGYGGGYGSGYGGGYSSGFVGAAPAISTSAVVTPVVTSVSTPVASPILTGGAGYVGGFGGGLGGFSGGLGGYGGGLGGYGGGLGGGLGGSSLPASYGFGGGYGAGGGFGLGFGAPPPPLGLASGLC, from the coding sequence ATGCCCACTGCCGGTCACCAGAGTTCAACAGTCAGCGAGTTGGAGGCGTCGTGGTCAAAGCAATTTGTGGATAGCCGCTCAGAAATCAGAGATCGCATCAGCATCGTCAGCATGAAGTTCTacggaagcagcagcagcagcctcgtGCTCATCTGGGCCTTGATGGGCACACTCCTGGCCCCCGGAGAGGCAACCTTTGGCAAGCTGAATCTGCTGCTGGGCGGCGCCAATGCTGGTGTCGGTTCTGGCTACGGATCCGGCTATGGCTACGGCTCGGGATACGGCTCTGGATATGGCTCTGGCTATGGATATGGCTCGGGCGCGGGCTATGGCTCTGGATATGGTTCCGGCTATGGGTATGGTGGCGAGAACGTGGTCAAGGTGATCAAGGTGTCGGTCGTGCCAGGCGGTGGCTACTCAGGAGGCTACGGATCCGGCTACGGCGGAGGCTACGGATCCGGCTACGGCGGCGGCTACGGATCCGGCTACGGTGGAGGCTATAGCAGCGGGTTTGTTGGCGCAGCTCCGGCCATCTCCACATCGGCTGTGGTTACCCCTGTGGTCACCTCAGTGTCCACACCCGTGGCCAGCCCCATCCTGACTGGCGGAGCTGGCTATGTGGGCGGCTTTGGTGGTGGACTGGGCGGCTTCAGTGGCGGTCTGGGCGGCTACGGTGGGGGTCTGGGCGGCTACGGCGGTGGTCTGGGGGGTGGCTTGGGCGGCAGTTCCCTGCCCGCCTCTTATGGCTTTGGCGGAGGCTATGGGGCTGGCGGTGGCTTCGGCTTGGGCTTTGGCgcccccccaccacccctcGGCCTGGCATCGGGCCTGTGCTAG